CACTGGGGCAGTCTTTGCTTAGATTTTCCCTCACTGTGCGTTGTAAACAAACCTGCACTCTTAAGTGCCAAGAatcttgaatttctttttacattgGTGTCAAATAAAGCTGCAGCAATTCTGCAGTCTATTAGTCAATTGGTCGaagaaaattaatcaccaactttTTCAGTTaacgattaatcatttcagtcatttttggTTCCTTAACTGTGAGGATCTGcttcttttctttatcatttatgacagtaaatgaagtctttggattttggactgttggttggacaaaagaagaattTTTCTATCTGTATCTTAGTGTTGATATCTAATTTccccagacaaaaaaaaaacaatgctgcaTTTTGGCTAGTTTTTAGTGTAATTTAGTGTAGTTCGTTAGTGGTTTTAGGTCTCTAGTCAAGAGTCCCTCCTTATAACAGGAAGAGTTTCGGACTATTTTTCAGAAAACATCTTTTGAGCACTtgtattttgaatgtgtgaaatgGAAATTCTATCAAATATTTGATAttcactgtgttggtgttgttttgtaCACTATGGTGTAAAGGCAGAGCCTTTTTTAGCCCCTTAACCTTGGATATAGGTGACAAAACCTACTTATAGTACCTTATTCAGAGCACATTTTGAAAGGTGAAGAGGagagcacaaagacaaaaggccttgtttctgttttattattatgtgtTTAGACTGCAAGTAAGCTGTATCTCATAATTGTGTTGGCTGTATATCCCCATGGATAGCTTGATATGACTACAGTGTTGCAGAGATTTAGTCACTTGAAgcttataaaaaatgtttagcaTGCACATTATCAGGAATTGGTTTACAATGTTAAAAGTGCtgtctttcttgtctttttgcAGGTGACTGTCATGCACTCCATGCAAGCAGGCTATTTGGAAAAAGCCCAGAAGTACACAGACAAGGCTCTAATGCAACTAGAGAAACTAAAAAGTTTGTTCCTCAACTTATTCCTGtgctttatttaaaaatcaTGAATAACTACATTTTGCAGTACTTGCTTGTATACGCTTTTAATTTTTATCTCTGTTTCAGTGTTGGACTGCAGCCCCATCCTCTCTACCTTTCAAGTCATTCTACTGGAGCACATCATCATGTGCCGACTCGTCACAGGCCACAAGGCCACTGCATTACAAGAGGTATATTGTTTCTGTATCTGTGCTCATTACTGGAGTTCTGTTATATTTAATATGGGGCAATCTTGAGAGCTCCATTTTGTAGCATGTCacaaaaattaattttcatgCTTGTGAAAGTGAACACAGACTGTCTGTTCTGTCCACTCAGATCTCACAGGTGTGTCAGCTGTGCCAACAGTCCCCAAGGCTATTCACCAACCACGCTGCTCAGCTTCACACTCTATTAGTGAGTATTTCCATCTTAAATACTGTGAGTGAGAGTGAGCAGGGATACTTTTGCAAGCCAAGACAAGTTAACATCTGTTTTTTCAGAAAACGGTCGCAAATTCaagtaaaataagtaaaacaaCTAAAATCAGTTTTGCTGTAACGTCCACTGTAAACAAATCTATGTGAGACATATTTTCGGTGGTCAGTTCTGTTTGACTTCTTTTGGTGTCATCATATGTTTTGTAATtaaatattgttattgtattgttatccccatttttatttaaaatactgTTGCCCATCATTTGCAGTAGGACGGGGTGGCTaaatgataatttaaaaaaagacaaagaccaAAAGGGGATGTTAACAAAAGCAtgaaaatagtttttgttttattcaattGAAGTAAACAAACTTACACTctttttacaatataaatgatgtaataatacaaaaacagaaatattttatcttttccgtaactgaataaacaagcagttctcaaaggaaaataaggtccccagaacaccgtttaagctagaaaggtggcagggtctgccacatataaacagagtgaaattttgttgtcctttttaagttcagtttgtttattcaatgtattcagtcatgaaaaagaagagtttgtttagtttgtttcagcattaaaaaaaaaaatcaatgaaaatctttctcttctgattaaaatgtcttccccaaaactacatagtgcaccttgaATTAATTGAGAATTCAATCAAACACTCGGCAAAATCTGGActtaattttcacatttttaaaaaaatgtagaacAATCCAATACGCCCAAACTAaccttgaaaaaaaatgaaacggATAAAAACCAGTGAAAACTTTATAGGCTAAACATCAGAACAAAGGAACTTGACATGGGAAATAACAGGGTGTTATATTTCCAAAAGCTGTTTAGTCTGAAGTAAACAAACCTTTTGAAATACTTCAAATACGTCCCTGTTTTAATGACATACATCTGTAATCATCGATCTATTCGTCTTTTCACATCCCAGGGTCTCTACTGTATCTCTGTGAACTGTATGGATAATGCAGAGGCACAGTTTACCACAGCCTTGCGGGTGAGTTTATagcaattctttttttttttgcctctccTCAAATACTCTCACCAATAtcgtcttctctcctctctttcctctacTTCTATTATCTGCTGCTGCCTCAAACATGTTCgatctgttgtgtttcagctCACCACACACCAGGAACTGTGGACATACATTGTAACCAACTTGGCCAGTGTCTACATTAGGGAAGGAAACCGACACCAGGAGGTCAGTTAAGTAATAACGAGCCACATCTTTAAAACACAACGCAGTAATGCAATAAACCAATTCTGGAGGAAGTGGTTAGTGTACATCATATGATGTTTGTGATTTACTTTTTTGTAGACCCTGATCATTACATCAGCATTGCCAATAGTTTATCTCAGTTTTGTTgtcattaatgtgtttgtgagcCGCAGAGTAAGAAGGAATTGCTCAATGGAAAGCCAAAAATACGCGTTTGTTGTGATTTAGAAACAGGCTTGCTATTACagagtttgtccaccagagagcactgacaaCTGTAAAATGTCTCAGTATAGTACTTTGATAATCAAATATAAGTGATCCTTATCTTCTTTTAAGAACACAGTCAGTatgttgaagttgttttgtttaaaagcaCACTCTTACTTTGATAGAAAGGTAACTGGAATACATACAACTCCTTAAAAACTATGAGGTGCACTTTTAAacatatttcctgtttttcatttctactTCAGCTTTACAGCCTGCTGGAGAGAATAAACCCAGACCATAACTTCCCAGTGAGGTAGGAGGCCTAAGGCAGTTTGTATATAACGTGTGATAGTACATTAAAGCAATGCATCTTGTTAAAACTTGAATGGATGATTAAATATACAatcattgtctttgtttttgattcAGCTCCCATTGCCTCCGTGCTGCTGCCTTCTACATCAGGGGACTCCTGTCCTTCTTTCAAGGACGCTACAACGAGGCCAAGTACGACAAATGTTCAGTTGTTTCTTGCAAAAAAACACCCCCAGGTCCACCCTGTTCATACTTatgcatgtatatatgtattgtTGTGTTGCAGACGGTTCCTCAGGGAAACCCTGAAGATGTCTAATGCTGAGGATCTGAACAGACTGACCGCCTGCTCCCTCGTTCTGCTGGGCCACATCTTCTATGTACTGGGCAACCATAGAGTAAGTTTAGCATATGACAAATGTCCCTAAATACAAATGCATGTTCAATGAACTGGCCAtgcaatataaatacatatttaccACGATTGATTGATGGCTAATGGGTGCCAGTTTCCTACCCTGTTTGGGCTATGACTGGGGTTGAACACCTGTGTTGGAACAGCTTGAAGTCCAAACAGAAcattaaaggataggttcacccaAAATCTAAATTTAGACATGGAGTCAGGAGAATTTATGTtgaccacaaaacattttctggagcttcaccaCAAACCAGAAattcagcattctcctaaacaactgaagtaggtgGGGACCaagcaaacaacagaaaataaaatcaaatggCTTCCTACAGCAAGTGTAGTTCACCACGTCTGAAGTAGGTGCACATGTTCCACCATGTGTCGAGGGTGTagataacatcttttcaaatcaatttgtgatctctgggcttctggagacttggattacccCAGACAGCCGGTATGGAGCCATTATGGGAGCTTAAGCAAAAAATGGGGTACCATTGGTTGGTGTCAGAGCATTCCTCTCCCTTTTCCACCAACGTGGAACCAGTTATGTTCCATTTCCAGGCTCGTAACCTGAAAAGCAGTAAACAAACAGAACGCGAAACCTAAGTGATGCGTCATATTGTACAGGTTGTTGTGTGCAACGCCCTTATTGATAACACATCCTTGATCACAATGTTCCTGATCAAAACTAGACGTTTGCTAGACGTCACCAATGTTCCAAGAGTCTTGAATTGGAACTGGTTCAAGAACCAGAGCGTATTTGGTGGAAAAAGGATAAGAGATGGGTGATAAAGCAAAAAGTTCTATAAAGTTGCCCAGAGAAATAATTTTCCTAATCTGAGAAGCTACAACAACTGTAAGCTTAAATTCCTTTTGCTACAGTAGCTAATTTGAGGTATCAACTTCAATTAATTTGTTTACACAGGTTAAGTAATATGAGAGTTCCAAATCACTGACGTGGAGATTTATTTTGTGTGCACAAATTAATAATTGACAGGACAAACGTGTGGAAATGTCCCCTCCTTTGTCGGGTGTAGTAGCGTACACATATTTCAAAACCGTTTCAATGCTATCAGTGTTGACAAAGAAGGATTGTTGTCTAATCATTTCcacctgttttgttttctaaaaagtttctcttttctctttttaggaAAGCAACAACATGGTTGTACCTGCCATGCAGCTGGCCAGCAAGATCCCTGACATGTCTGTTCAGCTCTGGTCGTCTGCACTGTTGAAAGGTATATTTTCCCTTATCCTAGTAAAACATGATTTACGTTTTTAGATTTGTTACAGGTTCACACTTTAAATGAAATCTCCAGCTTTACATTGAGAATACCttgactttgttttgttgttgtgcttgCAGACTTGAACAAGGCCCTTGGGAACAACATGGACGCCCATGAAGCGGCCCAGATGCACCAGAACTTCtcccagcagctgctgcaggaccaCATTGCTGCCTGCAGCCTACCTGAGCATAACCTCATCAGTGTATGTGAAACAGCATGGTTCATAAAGTTTTCTCTTGTTCCATATTGGATTTACATATTTACACTTGTTCACTGTGGTGTATTTATTCTGTGTCTATGTTTTGTAGTTCTTGACGGTATTTCTCTGTATGTTTTTCAGTGGACTGATGGCCCTCCTCCTGTCCAGATCCAAGCCCAGAACGGCCCAACCACCAGCCTCGCAAGCCTGCTATGAGAAACCAGCTGTCAGACTTGCATATGACTGTAGCTGTTTTATTATCATAAGCAACAGATTGATGCCTAACAACCTGCTATCAGACCACTGTAGCTGAGATTTAAGATGATTTTAACAGGTCACAGAGTTCACGTCTTCACTTTATTTGCTTCTCAAGGTTGCTTCCTGATTGTCTGCtatcatattttttaattgttgcaAAACAATTACGACTGTTGTACATGTATTTCACGCTCTCCGATGGCACGGATGCTTACGGGGCACCAGGGCAGGGTCAGACTCTTGATTAGAGTAGCGAAGGACTCATAGCGACGTATTACAGGGCTTCTCTGTCTCAGTTGTAGAGAAGCCTGTATTACGTTTGCCTGGTTTCTTTTCCACCTGTTGGAAGAGGGTAGATAGCGGGGCAGTAAAGAAATGTagagaaaattaatttattcatgttgatatttttgtaactgttggtaaatattttacatcTTGCCTTTTTTTGTAAGGATCCTGTTTGTATGCATGGAAGATACTAATGTGGATTCCCCTGTACACTAGTTTCTGACCTGGGTCGCTGATGATAAAGTCTTGGTAGATCATTTTTGCACAAATCCATATTAGAAAGATTAGAGACATCTTGTAATATATTTTCACACAGTAATCAGTTGAAAAGTTTCACGATAAAAAAATTGGCAGTGTACCTCGTATTGGGCCAGTGCACAATCCACTGTGTACAGTTCCTCTATGGACCAGGATATTCCTCTGTTGGGTCtgttaatgagcaatgttgAAACACGTCTGGATTTTATATCATTTGGTGGATGAGGGTAACCACATaccatttaaaacaacacattaaaatgtatttttttcaggtTTCAGAGTACATGAATTCCCCATCGCATTCATTTTTACAATTCATGTTTAGACTTTTGGAGCATACAATAATCTTCAGATATTCAAATagtgactttattttattttgttgtattttaatttctCTTGATAGTTCTACTAAATGGTTCCTTTACATTATGTTTGTATAGACTTGCCACTCGTTGAACCTTTATTGTACAGTGACATTTTATAAAGTCAATTTAGTAAAGTGTGATATGTATTTTTAGCTATCCTATGTAGAAATCTCAACGCTTGGTATTTAAggcactctgtaaggacacagtTGAAGCTTGAGTACTAGCCATATTCTATCCAATGCCTATGTTTTTAATGCTTACATTGTTTTCAATAATTTtccaataaaaatacaattgaAATTTTGTAATTTCCTCATCAGGTTGTGGCCGTTATTCCATCGAATTGActtgatttttgtgtgtgtgtgtttggaagtTGCTTCATTGCCTGGGTGTGTTAGACGTGAGTTGACACTGCAAAACAAGAGGAAGGAAACGGTGAATACTGCTAGCTGTTTGATGAAGGACTGCACTATTTATTAAGAGTTTGTGGTGAGCATGCTTTTAAGTAACCTGTAGGTGGTGCTAGAGTTGTCAAATGTGTTCAgttgtgtgtagttgtgtacTGTTAGTGTTGTCTTCAagacaaaatatgtttaaatcaACACTAATGGGCTGAATACTGTTAATATATTTCACTTAATATACTTATTCTTTAAACTATAAAAGCATTTCTAGaagaaaatcaatttaaaagCTGCCACTATATAAATGTCTACGTGGCTCAAATGCACCACCAAAGCAATTACATACAGCgattgaatgtaactaagtacatttacttaagtactgtacttttgaGGTAtttgcactttacttgagtatttccattttctgctactttttactccactacatttatttgataactttagttactagttagtTTGCAGATTACATCCTGCATATATACGcacacatgtataaatatacttgtacttttaatacttcagtacatttattgccagaaagctacttttactcaagtactattcatatgggtgacttttatttatatcaaagaaatattttgactTGATATCTtaatttttactcaagtatgacttttgtgtactttttccAACACTGATTATACACTGTATGATTTTCTCCATGCTTAATCCACGCTCTTCAGAATGAATGTACAGGCCAGTGTCACCcatttgtatttaaaaacaattcaacAGGTTTGTTACTTCTTTTTAATTCGGGGTACGCACAGGCGCTGGAAATCCTTGAGAGCGCTTGAATTTTTAGTGTGCTGTTTTCAAGGATTGAAAAGCTGCTTGACATTGTAACTGCActactttaaaatataaatagcTTTATACTTGCTCAGCCAAGTTATAGGATGGATGCCAAATGTTCTTACAGACAGGcgacacattttgaaacatgaaacttttgtgttttccttcagtACGTCTTCCCTCTGTAGAATGCTATTGTGAAACATCATTTTGGTTGTTTACAGCACAATAACATCTGATTTAATGGGATGGAGTGGACTAAtcattttaagtgtgtttatgtactgtgtataaatatgtaatttacCACAGGTGCAAGGTGCcacttgaaaatgcttgaatttGACTATGTAGAAACACTGTTGATTGTCTCCATCGTGTTTCCGATGCCTGATTTAGTCAGACCTCTCTGTATCAAAACCCTACTTAATAAACTAAATAGCTCCCATAATACAAAGGGGTGGAAATGCAGCGGAGATGTTACACTCTGTTTTGGTAAAACTTGTAGTTTAAGTGAGTGGTAACTGGTCCCATTTGCAGCACTAGTACCCACGTGTTGTCTGTACATCTGAACTCTCAGTCAACCGCccccctctctgtttttttgtcttgtcattttGAACCAAGACCATGAATCGGGTTGCTCTATTCTCCAAACATTCATTTGAACCACTCAGAAGTGCATTTAACTAGCTATTTGAGTAAACTGTGTCTACACCCAGCCTTTTATGTATCATCTGGGGTTAACCCTGCACAGATACAAATCAAGACCTGGACTTTCTGCTGGGATGCTGGTCCATTGCCTCGTTTGCCACTACTGGCAGGCCCCAAAGAGCAGCATGAATGCAGATAAACCCAAAAGCACTTCCTCCATATTGTAGTTAAGAACATGCCAAAAGCATTATTTCCCTGGCCTGAGCCTTCACAAAGCTGGCTGTCTGCAGGTGGTTAACCGAGATTCAGAGGTCATTATTGTCAAGGCAGACTGAACAGGTCTGCAATTAGCCAGGAAACAAAGTATGTTTGCGGGGGTCTCACTTAGTGAGGATAACCGCAGGAATTCCCACACCAGCACCAGATCACAAGCTGTGGCCGTATCAGTTGCCGGCATGGTTACTGAGCTGTGCAGTCCTGCTATGTCACATGATGTGCCTTGAGTGTACTTCAGGAACAGGCTGACCAGGTACACCCTGAGGATAGTAGTGTGTTTCAGAAAGGGACAGAGTCTCTCAGGAAGGTGCCAGGGGATAGTTTAGCACTGGACTCCCAACAGCAAAAGTTTGGTACTGCTGTTTCTGTTGATCCTGGAGCTGCTATGGGGTCCTCTGTGGTCACAGGAAGGCCCTGAGGGGATGGCAGCGAGCCAGATCCAGTGTAATGTGTACTCTGCAACCAGTTGTTCTGTTTCTCCTCAACTGTTGTCCCATGTAATGCAGGGTTATTGAACTGTTAAATATCCAGCATAAGCAAATACACCAAGTCAAACTTTATTACCTTCAAATGATAAGGTTGTATTTTATATTAAGTATGACCGAGCGCCCCGGTAGCTCAATTGGTAGACTGGGAACCCATGTGCAGAGGCTCCGTCCACGCCACAGCGGCCCAGGGCTCGAGTCTGACCCGCGGCCCCTCGCCGCATGCCACCCCCCtaagctgtcctgtcaataaaaGTCATGAAAAAGGCCaacaaaaaggttaaaaaacaaacaaaacaaaagtatgtTTCATTGGacataatgaaaaatgacataCTGAAAACCCCATTACTAAATATTCAGATTTACCATCATGCCTTATGGTATCCTGGCTTGTTTTAGTATACGGTGGCAAATTTAGGActagaaatgtttattttcttggagtaaagcaaatacaaataatacaaataaacagaGGAACTGGGAAGCTTCTACcacaagcacagcattgtcacacaAGCACCTAATCCAATTAAATTCAGCAAACACTATAATGAAATCAAATGTGATTCATGCAGGAGTTTAGGTCCCCATGCAATAGTTgtcctgtcttgttttttcactCCCCCTGCACCCTCGGTCCGTCTTTCAAGTAGCTCCTGTCTGAGGAGTTGGGAACTTAACATTTCCGAGGTGTGTGTGAACGCAGCATGACGCCGCCTGTGGTGGCTCATTACATTATCTGGCAACCGGAGTGGCAGCGGACAGAAGAGAGGGGATCCCCGGGATTTTTACACCGAAGCCAGCTAAATACTGACATCAAACATCCGAAAATCGCGGGGGAACTCGGTCAAGCTCCTCCTAGACTTCGTAAGTTCACGTTTTTCGTTACCATATCAACTAAGTTAATCCAATATTTTAATTTCCAATTAAATTATGACGACGAAGGGAAGTTTCTCTGTCGGCGTTAGCTCTGCTAACGTAAGTTAAGCTAGCTAGCATAGCTTGATGTCAGCTAACGTGCAAGGTAacagtttgtgtgtcgctcggcTACACGCATACACCTACCGAGCACGGACTGCCAGGAACAAACCGCCTCAAAAGTCGAGGAATATTAAAACTAACTTCCCCGGCAAACTTGTGCTGGGATGCTGCAATAGTTCAGTAGAATGTGAGTAATTGTTTTCGTTTGTCCACAATGAAGCGTCGGAAGTCTTTCGCAAAACTGTCATTTGTGTATGTAATTAACGCTTCATTATTCGTGAATAAATTTAGCGACTGTCTCTCTGGGCATGCGAGTGTCCAGGGAGTTAGCGTTAGCAGGCTAACTTAGCTCGCTAGCTAGCCTATTAACACTAGCAGCTCCCTGAGATGGGGTCGGTTTCATTGTCTGTCGTGTATCGCTATTTTGGACGCGAACCGACATCCGAGCTAAATATCACAATCTATATCATCAGATTTGAAGGTGTATGTGCCCCAGTGTTCAGCGGCTTTTCATATAATCTCTGTAACCGCTTGATGACCACAATTGGCTGTTAGCTCGCGTTAGTTAGCCACTGGTTTTGTAGCCGGACAGATGGACAGGTTGTTGTTGGCGAGCCAAGTTAACGTTAGCATGAGATAgcctgttgttgttgatgggTTAGTTGGAAATAGGTAGCTATTCTTTTGGGCAAAGTTGAGTCAGTAAAGTTTATGAACATCATAACCAGTATTGCCACCGGTTATTGTAAACCCGCCTGCTGTTCTCAGCCGTGGATGGGTATGATTATGGGTTTATGAGCCATTGATCTCA
This window of the Pagrus major chromosome 11, Pma_NU_1.0 genome carries:
- the LOC141004876 gene encoding MAU2 chromatid cohesion factor homolog; amino-acid sequence: MASNVEAPERWYLALLGFAEHFRTSSPPKIRLCVHCLQAVFQFKPPQRIEARTHLQLGSVLYHHTKNSELARSHLEKAWFISQQVPQFEDVKFEAASILSELFCQQNLVDSAKPLLRKAIQISQQTPYWHCRLLFQLAQLHTLEKDLVSACDLLGVGAEYARVVGSEYTRALFLLSKGMLLLMERKLGEVHPLLTLCGTIVENWQGNPIQKESLRVFFLVLQVTHYLDAGQVKSVKPCLKQLQQCIQTISTLHDDEILPSNPADLFHWLPKEHMCVLVYLVTVMHSMQAGYLEKAQKYTDKALMQLEKLKMLDCSPILSTFQVILLEHIIMCRLVTGHKATALQEISQVCQLCQQSPRLFTNHAAQLHTLLGLYCISVNCMDNAEAQFTTALRLTTHQELWTYIVTNLASVYIREGNRHQELYSLLERINPDHNFPVSSHCLRAAAFYIRGLLSFFQGRYNEAKRFLRETLKMSNAEDLNRLTACSLVLLGHIFYVLGNHRESNNMVVPAMQLASKIPDMSVQLWSSALLKDLNKALGNNMDAHEAAQMHQNFSQQLLQDHIAACSLPEHNLISWTDGPPPVQIQAQNGPTTSLASLL